In one window of Desulforhabdus amnigena DNA:
- a CDS encoding (Fe-S)-binding protein has translation MEAIERKHLPDSIQQYLSNYDLNLCLTCGTCTNGCPITGDPGAEGLDTRKVLRMLAFGMIDEVVDAKFPWLCTGCGRCVHACPMNIDIVGIMAKMKNLRPRDKVPGILHKGVANVLETGNNMAIPQEDYFFLMADMGTELSEELPGFYVPIDKDNADILFFPNSKEVFADNDDMIWWWKIFYAARENWTIPSTNWEAVDWGLFTGNFEATKILAKRKIDFVKQHNIARMIMPDCGGGSYGCRKGMKACVEEDPNNKINHIYLYDYLKEIIANGRIKLDKSVYAGKTFTWHDSCKHGRELERAFGYGYYDEPRWIIQQCVDNFVEMEPTRSLNYCCGAGGGMWPGPYEAESAYHGRFKYQQIKNSGADVVVMGCSNCHDMMKKRLPKFYKDCNYEVKYIWELVADCLVIDPWTDEEIAKAKAEAKAQWDRLGVEIEEEEE, from the coding sequence ATGGAAGCGATAGAACGTAAGCATCTCCCGGACTCCATTCAGCAATACCTATCGAATTATGACCTGAATCTGTGCCTGACCTGTGGTACCTGCACAAACGGTTGTCCCATTACAGGAGATCCGGGCGCAGAAGGTTTGGATACTCGAAAAGTGCTGCGTATGCTGGCCTTCGGCATGATAGATGAGGTGGTGGATGCCAAATTTCCCTGGCTCTGCACGGGATGCGGCCGCTGCGTGCATGCCTGTCCCATGAACATCGATATCGTGGGTATCATGGCGAAGATGAAAAACCTGAGGCCTCGCGACAAGGTGCCGGGAATCCTGCATAAGGGTGTTGCAAATGTTCTCGAGACCGGAAACAATATGGCCATTCCCCAGGAGGATTATTTCTTCCTCATGGCCGACATGGGTACGGAACTCTCCGAGGAATTGCCGGGTTTCTATGTCCCCATCGATAAGGACAACGCGGACATCCTCTTTTTCCCCAATTCCAAGGAAGTCTTTGCAGACAACGATGACATGATCTGGTGGTGGAAGATCTTCTACGCAGCCAGAGAAAACTGGACCATTCCCTCTACAAATTGGGAAGCTGTGGACTGGGGGCTTTTCACAGGCAATTTTGAAGCGACCAAGATACTGGCCAAGCGAAAAATCGATTTCGTAAAGCAGCACAATATCGCTCGCATGATCATGCCGGATTGCGGTGGTGGTTCCTATGGCTGCCGCAAGGGCATGAAGGCATGTGTGGAGGAAGACCCCAACAACAAGATCAATCACATTTACCTCTATGATTATCTTAAGGAAATCATAGCCAACGGGCGGATCAAGCTCGATAAGAGCGTGTATGCCGGCAAGACTTTCACCTGGCATGACAGCTGTAAACACGGCCGCGAACTGGAACGTGCTTTCGGCTACGGCTATTATGACGAACCGCGTTGGATCATCCAGCAGTGCGTGGATAACTTTGTTGAAATGGAACCGACCCGTAGCCTCAACTACTGCTGCGGAGCGGGCGGTGGAATGTGGCCGGGACCCTATGAAGCAGAGTCCGCCTATCACGGTCGCTTCAAGTATCAGCAGATCAAGAACAGCGGTGCCGATGTTGTCGTCATGGGATGTTCCAATTGTCATGACATGATGAAGAAGCGCCTGCCCAAGTTCTATAAGGATTGTAACTATGAAGTGAAATACATCTGGGAACTGGTGGCGGACTGCCTGGTCATCGACCCGTGGACGGATGAAGAGATCGCCAAAGCCAAAGCGGAAGCCAAGGCTCAATGGGACAGGCTGGGAGTGGAAATCGAGGAGGAAGAAGAGTAG
- a CDS encoding CDP-alcohol phosphatidyltransferase family protein translates to MIMRDVPDFWQTKPTDRFVLKWIKCHLSAKITPRLIHVQWLHPWMITLASACLGMLAGVIFAVGWGWLAGCVAACAQVLDGVDGQLARLTDRQSKGGAFWDSVLDRYADGAMVIGLGIYLYRLPFPMPSWLLVILAALALIGSNLISYSTARGDALGLDLGPPTLASKGTRASVTILCAWGSLFWAGLPIVALFYLVVHPNAVVIKRLMRTLRSTQPL, encoded by the coding sequence ATGATCATGAGGGACGTACCCGATTTCTGGCAAACCAAGCCGACGGACAGGTTTGTTCTCAAGTGGATCAAGTGTCATTTGTCGGCAAAAATCACTCCGAGGCTCATACATGTACAGTGGCTCCATCCCTGGATGATCACCCTCGCCTCGGCATGCTTGGGGATGCTGGCTGGAGTGATTTTTGCCGTGGGCTGGGGATGGCTCGCCGGATGCGTTGCGGCATGTGCGCAGGTCCTGGATGGGGTCGATGGCCAGTTGGCACGCCTTACGGATCGACAGAGCAAAGGAGGGGCGTTCTGGGATTCCGTTCTGGACCGGTACGCCGATGGGGCCATGGTGATCGGCCTTGGCATCTATCTTTACCGCCTGCCTTTTCCCATGCCGTCCTGGCTTCTCGTTATTCTTGCAGCGCTGGCCCTTATCGGCAGTAATCTCATCAGTTACTCCACCGCCCGTGGCGATGCGCTCGGCCTGGATCTCGGGCCTCCGACTCTCGCCAGCAAGGGGACACGCGCCAGCGTGACGATCCTTTGTGCCTGGGGGAGCCTCTTCTGGGCGGGATTGCCCATCGTAGCGCTTTTCTACCTGGTTGTGCATCCCAACGCAGTGGTCATCAAACGCCTCATGCGCACCCTTCGCAGCACCCAACCGCTTTGA
- a CDS encoding nicotinate-nucleotide adenylyltransferase — translation MVELGVIHGRFHVLHNDHLKYLLAGKARCRHLVVGITNPDPLLTRDDAADPHRSSPQANPLTYFERYSMTRNVLIEAGVHHLDFSIVPFPINLPELYRYYVPMDALFFLTIYDEWGRRKLDRFRSMGLRTEVLWEKKREDKGLSASDIRRSMALGEPWEHLVPPATAALMHLWNIPERLRTLQSF, via the coding sequence ATGGTCGAACTGGGAGTGATTCACGGCCGGTTTCATGTTCTTCATAACGATCATCTCAAGTATCTTCTTGCCGGAAAAGCCCGGTGCCGGCATCTCGTTGTGGGGATCACCAATCCCGATCCCCTCCTGACACGGGACGATGCCGCTGATCCTCACCGGAGCAGCCCCCAGGCGAATCCGCTGACTTATTTCGAACGTTATTCCATGACCCGGAATGTTTTGATCGAGGCCGGCGTCCACCATCTCGATTTTTCCATAGTCCCTTTCCCCATAAATCTGCCTGAACTGTATCGATACTACGTGCCCATGGACGCCCTTTTCTTTCTGACCATTTACGACGAATGGGGACGCAGAAAGCTGGATCGGTTCCGGAGCATGGGGCTCAGAACAGAAGTGCTGTGGGAGAAAAAACGGGAAGACAAAGGCTTGAGCGCCAGCGATATCCGCAGGAGCATGGCTTTGGGCGAGCCCTGGGAACATCTCGTGCCCCCGGCGACTGCGGCCCTCATGCATCTATGGAATATACCGGA